A single window of Oreochromis aureus strain Israel breed Guangdong linkage group 5, ZZ_aureus, whole genome shotgun sequence DNA harbors:
- the nelfcd gene encoding negative elongation factor C/D, whose protein sequence is MDEEYYSGSGDWEGTEGNMEDGYGEGENDGKIQEACLEKFSSRDYIMEPAIFSTLKTYFQAGGSPEHVIQLLSENYSAVAQTVNLLAEWLIQMGVEPAQVQERVENHLKSLLIKHFDPQKADSIFTVEGETPAWLEQMIAHTTWRDLFYKLAEAHPDCLMLNFTVKLISDAGYQGEITSVSTACQQLEVFSRVLRTSLAALLDGGEENLEKNLPEFAKMVCHGEHTYLFAQAMMSILAQEEQGGSAVRRIGQEVQKSAHERGHDASQITLALGTAAAYPRACQALGAMLSKGALNPADITVLFKMFSSMDPPPVELIRVPAFLDLFMQSLFKPGSKINQDHKHKYIHILAYAASVVETWKKNKRVNINKDELKSTSKAIETVHNLCCNENKGATELIAELGTLYQCIRFPVVAMGVLKWVDWTVSEPRYFQLQTDHTPVHLALLDEICTCHQLLHPQVLQLLIKLFETEHSQLDVMEQLELKKTLLDRMVHLLSRGYVLPVVSYMRKCLEKLNTDISLIRYFVTEVLDVIAPPYTSDFVQLFLPILENDSIAGTIRTEGEHDAVAEFIAHCKSNFIMIN, encoded by the exons ATGGACGAGGAATATTACAGCGGTTCCGGAGACTGGGAAGGCACGGAGGGTAACATG GAGGATGGTTACGGTGAAGGAGAAAATGATGGGAAAATCCAGGAAGCTTGCCTGGAGAAATTCTCCAGTAGGGATTACATCATGGAGCCTGCTATCTTCAGCACCCTCAAAAC GTATTTTCAAGCAGGTGGCTCTCCAGAACATGTCATCCAGCTTCTCTCTGAAAATTACTCTGCCGTGGCTCAGACTGTTAATCTGCTGGCTGAGTGGCTCATCCAGATGG GTGTTGAGCCTGCACAAGTCCAAGAACGAGTAGAAAATCACCTCAAGAGTCTTCTGATAAAACACTTTGACCCCCAGAAAGCTGATTCCATCTTCACCGTTGAGGGAGAG ACTCCTGCTTGGCTCGAGCAGATGATAGCACACACAACGTGGAGAGATCTCTTCTATAAGCTGGCGGAGGCTCACCCAGATTGCCTGATGCTCAACTTCACTGTAAAG ctTATTTCAGACGCAGGTTACCAGGGCGAGATCACCAGCGTGTCCACAGCCTGCCAACAGCTGGAAGTTTTCTCTCGGGTGTTGAGAACATCTTTGGCCGCCCTGCTAGACGGAGGAGAAGAAAACCTGGAGAAGAACCTGCCCGAATTTGCT AAAATGGTGTGTCACGGCGAGCACACCTACCTCTTTGCCCAGGCGATGATGTCCATCCTCGCTCAGGAGGAACAGGGAGGTTCAGCTGTCCGCAGGATCGGCCAGGAGGTGCAAAAGTCTGCACATGAGAG AGGTCATGATGCCAGTCAGATAACCCTTGCGCTTGGTACAGCGGCAGCCTACCCTCGAGCCTGCCAGGCTCTCGGTGCCATGTTGTCCAAGGGAGCCCTGAATCCTGCTGATATAACAGTTCTGTTCAAGATGTTTAGCAGCATGGACCCTCCTCCTGTCGAACTG ATCAGAGTGCCGGCCTTTCTAGACCTGTTTATGCAGTCGCTTTTCAAGCCTGGATCGAAGATCAACCAAGACCATAAACACAAATACATCCACATCTTGGCCTATGCTGCCAGTGTGGTGGAGACCTGGAAAAAG AACAAGCGAGTCAACATTAATAAAGATGAGCTGAAGTCAACCTCCAAGGCTATTGAGACCGTGCACAACCTGTGCTGCAATGAGAACAAAGGAGCCACAGAGCTGATCGCTGAGCTCGGCACTTTGTACCAGTGCATCAG GTTTCCAGTGGTTGCTATGGGAGTTCTGAAGTGGGTGGACTGGACAGTGTCCGAGCCGCGGTATTTCCAGCTGCAAACAGACCACACTCCTGTCCATTTAGCTTTACTGGATGAG ATCTGTACGTGTCACCAGCTGCTGCACCCGCAGGTCCTCCAGCTGCTTATCAAGCTCTTTGAGACTGAGCACTCTCAGCTGGACGTCATGGAGCAG TTGGAGTTGAAGAAGACTCTGCTGGACCGAATGGTTCACCTGCTGAGCCGTGGCTATGTCCTGCCCGTCGTCAGCTATATGCGCAAATGTCTGGAGAAACTCAACACAGATATCTCCCTCATTAGATATTTTGTCACTGAG GTGCTGGATGTGATCGCGCCTCCCTATACGTCAGACTTTGTTCAACTCTTCTTGCCGATCCTTGAGAACGACAGCATCGCAGGAACGATCCGCACAGAGGGAGAACACGACGCTGTTGCTGAGTTTATCG CCCACTGCAAGTCAAACTTCATCATGATCAACTGA